A single region of the Kiloniellales bacterium genome encodes:
- a CDS encoding DUF21 domain-containing protein, producing the protein MTDPFTLGVLTWMGIALCLSQAAMFSGLNLAVFSVSHLRLEIEASLGDRRAAQVLALRVDPNLTLTTILWGNVAVNVLLTLLSDSVLAGVSAFLFSTFAITIFGEILPQAYFSTHAVRIASALAPVLKAYGVVLYPLAKPSAAILNRWLGRQGLRLFREREMRELIQKHFEAEGAEIERLEGLGALNFLALDDLRVSEEGEIVDPESVISLPIKKGLPLFPEIHCDASDPFLKRVDRSGRKWIILTNPSGEPVFVMNSDAFLRDALFTPATFRPLGHCHRPIIVHDPKQRLGEVIGLLKVQAERPGDNVIDNDVILVWAAEKRVITGADILGRLMSGIARVESAPR; encoded by the coding sequence ATGACGGATCCCTTCACGCTTGGCGTGCTGACATGGATGGGCATCGCGCTTTGCCTCAGCCAAGCGGCCATGTTCTCCGGCCTGAACCTTGCAGTCTTCAGCGTGAGCCACTTGCGGCTCGAGATCGAGGCATCTCTCGGTGACCGCCGAGCGGCACAGGTTCTCGCGTTACGGGTCGATCCCAATCTGACCTTGACGACGATCCTTTGGGGCAACGTGGCGGTCAACGTGCTGCTCACACTCCTCTCCGATTCGGTCCTGGCGGGCGTTTCCGCGTTTCTGTTCTCCACCTTCGCGATCACGATCTTCGGTGAGATCCTGCCCCAGGCCTATTTCTCCACGCACGCGGTGCGCATCGCTTCCGCGCTGGCGCCCGTCCTGAAGGCTTACGGTGTTGTTCTCTATCCGCTGGCCAAGCCCTCTGCCGCGATCCTCAATCGCTGGCTCGGGCGCCAAGGTCTGCGCTTGTTCCGCGAGCGGGAAATGCGCGAGCTGATCCAGAAGCACTTCGAGGCCGAAGGCGCAGAGATCGAGCGCCTGGAAGGACTGGGCGCCCTTAACTTCCTCGCCCTCGACGATCTCAGAGTTTCGGAGGAAGGCGAGATCGTCGACCCGGAGAGCGTGATCAGCTTGCCGATCAAAAAGGGGCTGCCTCTGTTCCCCGAGATTCACTGCGACGCCTCTGACCCCTTCCTCAAACGCGTCGACCGCTCCGGACGCAAGTGGATCATCCTCACCAACCCTTCGGGCGAGCCGGTCTTCGTGATGAATTCGGACGCTTTCCTTCGTGACGCTCTCTTCACGCCCGCGACCTTTCGCCCCCTTGGCCATTGCCATCGCCCAATCATCGTGCACGATCCCAAGCAACGTCTTGGTGAGGTCATCGGGCTCCTCAAGGTGCAGGCCGAACGGCCGGGTGACAACGTCATCGACAACGACGTGATCCTTGTTTGGGCGGCGGAGAAACGGGTGATCACGGGTGCCGACATCCTCGGCCGACTCATGAGCGGCATCGCCAGGGTCGAGAGTGCTCCACGATGA
- a CDS encoding YbhB/YbcL family Raf kinase inhibitor-like protein, which translates to MPLTLTSPAFSDHGEIPKRYTCEGNDISPPLAWSGAPQGTKSLVLIVDDPDAPDPAAPKMTWVHWLLYNLLPTAESLPEGVRPDELSSGTKEGQNDWKNLGYGGPCPPIGRHRYFHKLYALDTVLADLHAPTKSQLERAMKGHVLDQAELVGTYEKDGR; encoded by the coding sequence ATGCCTCTGACCCTGACATCGCCAGCCTTCTCAGATCACGGAGAGATACCCAAGCGCTACACCTGCGAGGGCAACGACATATCTCCGCCCTTGGCGTGGTCCGGGGCCCCTCAAGGAACCAAGAGCCTTGTGCTCATCGTCGATGACCCCGACGCCCCGGACCCGGCGGCCCCCAAGATGACCTGGGTTCATTGGCTGCTCTACAACCTGCTTCCCACAGCCGAAAGTTTGCCGGAAGGGGTCAGGCCTGATGAGCTTTCGTCGGGTACGAAAGAGGGTCAGAACGATTGGAAGAACCTGGGCTATGGCGGACCCTGCCCTCCCATCGGACGGCATCGCTACTTTCACAAGCTCTACGCTCTGGATACGGTTCTCGCCGACCTGCACGCCCCGACAAAATCACAGTTGGAAAGGGCGATGAAGGGTCACGTGCTCGACCAAGCAGAGCTCGTTGGGACCTACGAAAAGGACGGCCGCTAG
- a CDS encoding FAD-dependent oxidoreductase, translated as MTTQAKVVIIGGGVMGCALAYHLCKEGWTDVVLLEKAELTSGSTWHAAGQITHSVSHYGLAKMAAYGTELYPRLEAETGQSCSWHGCGSLRVAYQDAEVDWLRYTLSVGRGLGHEMEIVGPERIRELHPFYNLEGIKAALHTPHDGHVDPAGIAFGMAAGARQLGATVIRRNRVTGLTRKPSGEWIVRTEQGNITCEIAVNAGGTYARQIGQWVGLDLPIANLLHHYLITEPVPDFHALETELPVVRDDRQVSGYIRMEQKSGLIGIYEKANAATVWDDGTPWEAENELFEPDYDRILPWLENAMARMPVFADLGIKRVVHGAITHPPDGNMLLGPSGLRNLWLCCGAQVGIAWGPGAGKYLAQWMVHGAADISMASFDPRRFGARIDETYRIEKAKEDYLLRHEIPFPQLDRPACRPSHSKTSPLYETLKARGAVYQDVYGWERPAWYATGSLPREHIHAFRRTALHEVVGAEVRGLRAAAGLADLTAFAKLEVHGAGAVTFLERVSSNRLPKKVGSVSLTYLVNPNGRLEGETTLVRLAEDRFYAVYAAVKEKALLDWFEEQRREGEAVAFDNVSEDYGVLMIAGPESRAILAGCTDAALDNAAFRWLSAREIAVAGVEKVRALRVTYSGELGWELHVPMAGLLPVYEALVAAGEPRGLVHVGSAALNALRMEKGYKSGHELTNEVTLAEADLLRFARPDGFQGAAASRAAPKKWRLVCLQLEEPSAAAPQADPLGAESVWAGDACIGSIASGGFGYGIGAYLAWAYLRPAFAAAGTELEVMVLGTPRRARVLAGPVWDAENARPRAEARLAAE; from the coding sequence ATGACGACGCAGGCGAAAGTCGTGATCATCGGTGGCGGCGTCATGGGCTGCGCGCTCGCCTACCACCTCTGCAAAGAGGGCTGGACCGACGTGGTCCTGCTGGAAAAGGCGGAGCTGACCTCCGGCTCGACCTGGCACGCGGCCGGCCAGATCACCCACTCGGTCTCCCACTATGGCCTGGCCAAGATGGCCGCCTACGGCACCGAGCTCTATCCCCGCCTGGAGGCGGAGACCGGCCAGTCCTGCAGCTGGCACGGCTGCGGCAGCCTGCGCGTCGCCTATCAGGACGCTGAGGTCGACTGGCTGCGCTACACCCTGTCGGTCGGCCGCGGCCTCGGTCATGAGATGGAGATCGTCGGCCCCGAGCGGATCCGGGAGCTGCACCCCTTCTACAACCTCGAAGGAATCAAGGCGGCGCTGCACACGCCCCACGACGGCCACGTCGACCCTGCCGGCATCGCCTTCGGCATGGCGGCCGGCGCGCGGCAGCTGGGCGCCACGGTGATCCGCCGCAACCGCGTCACCGGCCTCACCCGAAAGCCGAGCGGCGAATGGATCGTCCGGACCGAGCAGGGCAACATCACCTGCGAGATCGCGGTCAACGCCGGCGGCACCTACGCCCGCCAGATCGGCCAGTGGGTCGGCCTCGACCTGCCGATCGCCAACCTGCTGCACCACTACCTGATCACCGAGCCGGTGCCGGACTTTCACGCGCTTGAGACCGAGCTCCCGGTGGTGCGCGACGACCGCCAAGTCTCCGGCTACATCCGCATGGAGCAGAAATCCGGCCTGATCGGTATCTACGAGAAGGCGAACGCCGCCACCGTCTGGGACGACGGCACGCCCTGGGAAGCCGAGAACGAGCTCTTCGAGCCGGACTACGACCGCATCCTGCCCTGGCTCGAGAACGCCATGGCGCGCATGCCGGTCTTCGCCGACCTGGGCATCAAGCGGGTCGTCCACGGCGCCATCACCCATCCGCCGGACGGCAACATGCTGCTCGGGCCCTCAGGCCTGCGGAACCTCTGGCTCTGCTGCGGCGCCCAGGTTGGCATCGCCTGGGGCCCGGGCGCCGGCAAGTACCTGGCCCAGTGGATGGTCCACGGCGCCGCCGACATCTCCATGGCCAGCTTCGACCCGCGCCGCTTCGGCGCCCGCATCGACGAGACCTACCGCATCGAGAAGGCCAAGGAGGACTACCTCCTGCGCCACGAGATCCCCTTCCCCCAGCTCGATCGCCCGGCCTGCCGCCCGTCGCATTCCAAGACCTCGCCGCTCTACGAGACCCTGAAAGCCCGGGGCGCCGTCTATCAGGACGTCTACGGTTGGGAGCGACCGGCCTGGTACGCGACCGGCAGCCTGCCGCGGGAACACATCCACGCCTTCCGCCGTACGGCCCTGCACGAGGTCGTCGGGGCCGAGGTCCGCGGCCTGCGCGCGGCGGCCGGCCTCGCCGACCTGACCGCCTTCGCCAAGCTCGAGGTCCATGGCGCCGGGGCCGTCACCTTCCTGGAGCGGGTCTCCTCCAACCGCCTGCCAAAGAAGGTCGGCTCGGTCTCCCTCACCTACCTGGTCAACCCCAACGGCCGCCTGGAAGGCGAGACCACCCTGGTCCGGCTGGCCGAGGACCGCTTCTACGCCGTCTATGCCGCGGTCAAGGAGAAGGCCCTGCTCGACTGGTTCGAGGAGCAGCGCCGCGAGGGCGAGGCCGTCGCCTTCGACAACGTCTCCGAGGACTACGGCGTGCTGATGATCGCCGGGCCGGAGAGCCGTGCCATCCTGGCCGGCTGCACGGACGCCGCCCTCGACAACGCCGCCTTCCGCTGGCTCTCGGCCCGGGAGATCGCGGTCGCCGGGGTCGAGAAGGTCCGCGCCCTGCGGGTGACCTACAGCGGCGAGCTGGGCTGGGAGCTGCACGTCCCGATGGCGGGCCTGCTCCCCGTCTACGAGGCGCTGGTCGCCGCCGGCGAACCGCGCGGCCTGGTCCACGTCGGCTCTGCCGCGCTCAACGCCCTGCGCATGGAGAAGGGCTACAAGTCCGGCCACGAGCTGACCAACGAGGTGACCCTGGCCGAGGCCGACCTGCTGCGATTCGCCCGGCCGGACGGCTTCCAGGGCGCCGCGGCCAGCCGCGCCGCGCCGAAGAAGTGGCGGCTGGTCTGCCTGCAGCTCGAGGAACCGTCAGCCGCCGCGCCCCAGGCCGACCCGCTCGGCGCCGAGTCCGTCTGGGCCGGGGACGCCTGCATCGGCTCGATCGCCTCGGGCGGCTTCGGCTACGGCATCGGCGCCTACCTCGCCTGGGCCTACCTCCGACCGGCCTTCGCCGCCGCCGGGACCGAGCTCGAAGTCATGGTCCTGGGCACGCCCCGTCGGGCGCGCGTCCTGGCCGGCCCGGTCTGGGACGCCGAGAACGCCCGGCCCCGCGCCGAGGCGCGCCTGGCCGCGGAGTAG
- a CDS encoding MurR/RpiR family transcriptional regulator: protein MRQTPQTAEAVVAALTEAYSGLPPALQAAARHIIDHPREVGVESMRTLAVKTSVHPNAFVRLARQLGFEGYDEMRERFRDFVVADGLGGFRDRARWLQEMAAEGGSAAVLGEMAAAVADNLERAFQKQDLKALERACDRILKARTVYVLGLGSAYNLAHQFWYVARMAFGHIVPIPRHGSQPIDDLAQVGRKDLLVALTFQPYRSETLGGVRLAKRRGARVIGITDSATSPLAREADQVLICPTHTPQFFQSQAAVTALLETLIALLVARAGEEAQARIEAFHAERLAAGNYEEEPRLGALG, encoded by the coding sequence ATGCGCCAGACCCCGCAGACCGCCGAAGCCGTCGTCGCCGCGCTGACCGAGGCCTACTCGGGGCTGCCGCCGGCCTTGCAGGCCGCGGCCCGGCACATCATCGATCATCCGCGCGAGGTCGGCGTCGAGTCCATGCGCACCCTGGCGGTGAAGACCTCGGTGCACCCCAACGCCTTCGTGCGCCTGGCCCGGCAGCTCGGCTTCGAGGGCTACGACGAGATGCGCGAGCGCTTCCGGGATTTCGTGGTCGCCGACGGCCTGGGCGGATTTCGCGACCGGGCGCGCTGGCTGCAGGAGATGGCGGCCGAGGGCGGTTCGGCGGCGGTCCTGGGGGAGATGGCGGCGGCGGTCGCTGACAACCTCGAGCGTGCTTTCCAGAAGCAGGACCTGAAGGCCCTGGAGCGGGCCTGCGATCGGATCCTCAAGGCGCGGACCGTCTACGTCCTCGGGCTCGGCTCGGCCTACAACCTGGCGCACCAGTTCTGGTACGTGGCGCGCATGGCCTTCGGGCACATCGTGCCGATCCCGCGGCACGGCTCGCAGCCGATCGACGACCTGGCGCAGGTCGGCAGGAAGGACCTGCTGGTCGCCCTGACCTTCCAGCCCTACCGCTCCGAGACCCTGGGCGGGGTGCGCCTGGCCAAGCGGCGCGGCGCGCGGGTGATCGGGATCACCGACAGCGCGACCTCGCCCCTGGCGCGCGAGGCCGACCAGGTCCTGATCTGCCCGACCCACACGCCGCAGTTCTTCCAGTCGCAGGCCGCGGTGACCGCGCTGCTGGAGACCTTGATCGCGCTGCTGGTCGCGCGGGCCGGCGAAGAGGCCCAGGCCCGGATCGAGGCCTTCCACGCCGAGCGCCTGGCGGCCGGGAACTACGAGGAGGAGCCCCGCCTGGGCGCGCTGGGGTAG